From Solibacillus sp. FSL W7-1464:
AAGAAGGATCTTTCGTTGCATACTCGAGTGTATCGAGCCCATACTTGACCATTGACATACAAAGGGCTGCAGGTACACCTTTTCCGACAACATCTGTCACCGCTACACTGACTACTGAATCATTATTGTTCAAGAAGTGAACATAATCTCCATTCATTTTTCGAATCGGCACAGAAAGCATACCGATATCTATTTGATCAAGCATTGGTACTGTTGTTCTGAGAATCATATTCTGAATTTTTGTAGCAACATTCATCTCCATACGCAGCTCTTCCTGCTGTTCAAGTAAACTTTGGTGCTCCTTTAAAGTTAAACCGAAGTGTACCATAATCTCAATTAAAAAATCATAGCTATGCGAAATATCTTCTGGAATATCTGGGTAAATTTGTTCAATCGCATATTTATGGATATTGATTACCTCTTCTGGAGCTACTTTTTTTTGGATTAACTGTCGAATAAAGTTTTGACCTATATATAAATTTCGCTCAGTTTGGTTGGCCAAAAAATCGGATAAGATTTTTTGATATTGTGTTTGCAGCTCTTTCAAATTTTATCACATCCTATCTTACCCATTTTTCGATAACTATTGTCGTACCAACTCCTACATTGGATTGGATGTCCATTGTATCCATCAGCCTTTTGACTCCCGGCAATCCCGCACCAAGCCCACCGGAAGTAGAATAGCCGTCTTCCATCACTTTTTTTAAATCGCTTATTCCTGGTCCTTTATCTGCCGCTATTATACGAAGGCCAACTTTCTCTTCATTACTAATACGCTCTATTGTTATTTCCCCGGTCCGTGCATACAAATAGATATTTCGAGCCAGTTCACTTATCGCTGTAGTAATTCGAGCTTGATCTACCGCGCCAAAGCCAATTGCTTTCGCTTCGTTACGCCCAAGTTGGCGTGCAGCTACAATATCCCATTCTGTTACAATCTCTACGGTAGATTTCGTATTCATCATAGTGCCCCCAATTTCCTACTTTTTCTTTCTATGGAGTTAACGTATAGTATCAGTTTTTTGAATTATTAATCTTTTGTATTATACCATATGTTTTCCTCGTAGTTTAGTTGGATAAAACCTTTCAACCATATTTTTCACATATTTTAATTTTAAGTAAAATATTACAATTGTACATGATTACAGTTTACTATTTACCTAAAAAATAGAGGGGCTTTTAATCTGTGGTAATAAAAAACATCGAAACAATATGTTTCGATGCTTTTTTATGTATTAAAATTTTACGAGTCCTAAACTAATATTAAGAGCGATATCTACTTCTTGCATTAGTTTTGCATCTAGCTGAGTAATACGATCTGTTAATCGTGATTTATCAATTGTACGCAATTGTTCAAGCAAAATTACCGAATCACGTTCAAAACCATACTTTTTCGCGTCGATTTCAACATGTGTGGGTAACTTTGCTTTTTGAATTTGCGCAGTTATTGCAGCTATTATGACGGTTGGACTAAAGCGATTTCCAATATCATTTTGAATAATAAGAACGGGTCTAGTCCCGCCCTGTTCTGAACCTACCACTGGTGATAGGTCAGCAAAAAAAACGTCTCCACGTTTTACAATCAAATTGTCATCCCCCGCTAACGAGACGCTCCACCATATGTTCCGCTTCATACTCTGCATGCAAGCACTCACTGCAAATTGTCAGATTAATTTGCGACATTTCCACATAGCCCTTTATTAAAGCTTCCCGTATTTGATTTGGTTGCATATGCTTTGTATAATTTTGAGTCGCCAAATACGCCATCATATAACCATTCTCAGTATTACGCCCAAACGTTCTTTCGAATTGCGTTACTAGCTCATTTGGTATGTCAATTACTACTTCTTCTACTTCTACTAATTCCTTCGCGTACAAAACAAGCACCTCCACCGAACATCCCATTTCCCATTCATTCTATCATTGATTGACTACAATGAAAAGACAGGAAAATTAAAAAACTGACAATTCTCGCATTAAAGGAATAAAATGAACATACTTGTTTTGTATATTTGAAGTTATTTACAGTAATATTGCATCGATTTTATTTATATACCCTAGGAACTCTAGCTGTAATTACACATGGCACTTCGTAATTAATTGTTTGGAGTTTATGAGCCCAATCATCAATTGTGATTTCCTCTTGCTGTTGGCAGCCTATTAGTACAACTTCTTCTCCAACAGTATATGCTTCCGGAAGTAAAATCATACTTTGATCCATACAGATTCTGCCGACAATTTTCGCTCTTTTTCCTCCAACGAGCACTTCTTGGCCCGATAGCTTACGAATCATACCATCCGCATAGCCAATTGGTATTGTTCCGATGTAGCATTCCTCTTCTGCTGTATATGTTGCTCCATAGCCTACCGATTGACCAGCCTGCATTTTTTTTATATGTACAAGTTCTGTCTGTAAAGATAACGCAGGTTTAATCGGAAATGGTAATTTTGTGCCTACATAACCTGAAGGCAGTAATCCGTACATGGAAATACCGAACCGTACCGCATCATAGTGCAAAGAAGGATCTTTTACTAAAGCGGTTGCTGTATTGGCTACATGAACAAGACGGGGCTTTTGTGGCAAAGCACCTAAAAAGTCCTTGAATAGGGTAGCCTGATTGTCAAAGTACATGGTGTCTTCTTCATCCGCAGTAGCAAAATGCGTGAAAATTCCATCCACTAAAAAATCCTCAGAAGAATGAATCATTGTATACAATTCCAATAGTTCTTCTTTAGTGGATACACCGATACGTCCCATACCCGAATCCACTTTAATGTGAAGTTTCAACGGATTCAACAGTGGCGTATATTGTTGTGCTCCCTGCAGCCATTCTGTTGAAAAGACGGTAAGGGTAATATTTTCTGATGATGCATATGGAATAAAAGCATGCGGTGAAGCACCTAACACTAAAATATCAATATCCTTAAAATTTTCTCTAATATGTACTGCTTCATCCGGTGTTGCAACAGCAAGCATTGTTGCTCCGGCATCAATCGCTGTTTTTGCAATTTCCACATCTCCGTGACCATATGCATTCGCCTTTACTACAGCAATTATCTGGATTTCCGGTCCTATATAGTTTCGCAGTGAAGACAGGTTATGTGTGATTGCTTGCAGATCAATAACTGCTTTTGTTGGTCTGTAATAAATTGGAGTATCCATTTCTACTCTTACCCTCTTTTTATAAGTTTAAACTTACCAGTATTTATGTAATTTTCAGTAAACTAAAAGTGAATCCGTATACGAAGAAATCATCTTGCGCTTGTATGCGCAAGATGTCTCTTCTTAAATATAACCATAAAATGCAATTTAAAAACAAGTTTAGATAGAAATAATTTTAAATTATTTTATCCCGCACCAGTGGAGGGTGGGAATCCCCCATCAATTGAAGTTTTACTTCATACTACTTTCCTGTACACTTGCAGCTACTTCCAGCAATTCATCTTTTGTCAATTTTGTGGATGCGATGAAGAAGGTCATACCATCTTTGTCCCACTGGATTGAGTGATCAGTAATTGCACCGATCGTATAACCTAAATCCGCCGGGTCCCCAGGAGAGAATACAGGTAAGACCGAATCATCCGGTTGGATTGGCTGCTGCATTAGTGTAAACGGCTTTTCCCCTTCGAATGTTAAAATAACTCGTGTATTTCCCTCTTCCTGAACTTCATATTCATCTGTCAGCTTAGTATGAGCCCAGTCGATCGTTGGATAATACACACTAAACTCTGTGTCTACCACTTCTGCCGATGCGGCTTTCTTTTCTTCTTTTTCAGAGAATTTTTCTACCGCATACTCTTCCGCAGTATGCTGCACACCTAATTTAATATCTCCAAATGTAATCACAACTTGCTCTTGTAATGATTCATCCATCACACTTACTTTTGTCGGAAGCATCGTTTTCTTATCAACTACAATTTGCTGAACCGGCAGTGCTGTTTGGTCTACATTCCGTGTCGCAACTTCAAAAGTATAGCTTGCATCATCTTCAGTCATTACCGCTTTTGAATCTGACACTAAATCATCAGCCAATGCACCGATTATATACGCCTGACTATTTTGCTTTGGCCATTCACTTTGAAATTTATGCGTTTTACGTAATGATGGCGTGACAACAAAGACACCTTCTTCATTTCGGACGATTAACTGTTGTTCTGACTCACCTTTTGGATTAACTGCCACTCGGTAAAAATCCGGTTTTGTATGCCAAACTTTCACATCATAAATACGTGGCTCCGCGCCTGTCCGAACTTCCATCGAAGCACTTAATTCATAACCTTTTGCGTCATTCCACTTCTTGTTGACATCCTCAATCACTTCATCCTTTGTAGCTTTTCCACACGCCGCCAAAAAGAGACAACAAACGACAACTACTAGCAGTCGGAGTTTCAAAGATTCACCCTTTCGATTATCTATTTCGATAAATTACTATATGAGCCAAGGTGTCCATGTATGTATTATTGCATTAAGATTACTTGGGCAGCTGCTGTTGTACGCGTATGAGTAATGGAAATAAACCCGTTCACCTGTTCACCATCAAAGTATAGTAAAGGTTTTCCTTGCTCTGTTTTTAAAATTTCTATTTGATGAAGTTCACAGTCTTTACCGATTCCTGTGCCATTTGCTTTTGAATAGGCTTCCTTTGCTGCAAAGCGACCTGCCAGAAATTCCACTTTGCGCATATCCGATAATGTATCATAAATGGCAAGCTCCCTTTCCGTTAAAATCCGTTGAGCAAATTTCGCCGAACGATCTGTCATTTTTTTGATTCGGTCCAATTCTACTAAATCCAATCCAATCCCTTTAATCATTTAATAGCTCTCCCTTTCCTTTAATCATTACTCCAATGTATAATGAATAAAATACGTTTTATTTTGTATCGACTTAATTGAGGTGGAACATGTTTATTCGTAGAGAAAATTTTAAACAGTACATTGCGCTATATCCGGTCGTATCGTCAATTATAGCAATTAATCTGATTGTTTTCGTCCTAACGTTAATCCCGGGTTTCGGCCAAGAGCTGCTTTATGCCGGAATGAGCGTCAACGGACTCATAGCAGCCGGTGATTGGTGGCGTATTATTACGTCCATGTTTCTACATGCAGGCTTTATGCACGTTCTTTTTAATATGTTCTCCCTATTTCTATTCGGTCCGGAGCTTGAAAAGATCGCCGGCAAAATACGCTTTTTAACAATTTACTTTTTAGCCGGAATTTTCGGTGTCGCTGCTACATACGCAACTCAGGATGCTTATTATGCCAGTGTAGGCGCAAGTGGAGCATTGTATGGAATTTTCGGCGCGTTCGGAGCCCTTGTTTATTACACAAGACATTTATTCCCGCAGTTAAGACAAATTATATTGCCCTTAATTGTGATTAGCATTATTATGACATTTTTAACGCCAAATATTAATATCGCTGCACATTTAGGCGGCTTAGTTACCGGCTTTATTTTAGGGGTTGTATACTTTAACCCTAAAAATATGGGACGCTGGCGTAAACAGTCCATTAAAAGGGTAAAATAAAACAGGATCCGCGAAAAGGAGTAACTTTTTTGCGGACCCTGTTTTTTAATGTTCATACCAGGACAGTACTTTTTCCACTTCCTGCTGCTCCATATGACGCGCCGTTGCTGAAGCTCCGTGCATACCTGACATCACGACAATTTTTACAGATCCTATATCGCGTCGCTTTTGGAAATAGGTTTGACTTCCCTGCATAATTTGAACACGCTTCTTTAAGGCATAAAACGTTACACGACTCACTAAGCGCGAGACGATCGTAATTTGCTGATCTTTCACTATAAATCCAGTCGTCTTAAATTGCCATCTTCCAAGAAGAATAATTGGAACAATCAGCAATAATGACAACAATCCATATGGATAGAAAAAGTATGATATAGCGCCGATTAACGGGACTAGCCATAAAAAATCAATCCGGTAGAAAAAAGGCTGTGCTTTTATAGGCGGCTGAACAAGCTGGTTAACTTGAAAATCATATTCCGGAAACAGTTCTGCCAATGGTGAAAATACTTCTTTTTTTGCAATCAGCGGAAATAAGATGATTTTCTTATCATTTTCCCCGCTAAATCCTCCACCAGCACTTTCTACCGCAACAGATGCCAAACCAAGTATTTGCTGGAAAGGATTTTCCGCCAGTTTAATGGCCTGTACCCGATTCAACGGGATTGTCACACGTTTTTTTTCGATTAAACCTCGCGTAATAATCAGCCTGTCATGCTGCTTGCTGACCGTAAAGTTATAATAGTTTAAAAAGGTCAGGCCGACAGAGATTCCCCATGCCAGCATTAACGCTAGAGCGATTAGAATCATGACGACAATATATCCGTATTCCACTAAAAACGCCAATTCATCATAAATCATATCAAATGGAATAAACTCCGCAAATTGGGAAAGGACAGCAAAAACTCCGGCAAGTACTACACCAACACCGCTGGATGTCGTCGCTAATAATAACAGTTCCGGTACTTTCATTTTGTGTAGCACTACTGATTCGGACTCCGGCTCTTCATCTTCAACCCTTTGTATCAGGGCACCTTCATTCGGCAGTTTTTGTTTCGCCTTTTTCATTTGTATTTCCACTTCGTCGGCTGCAGCTTTTGTTACTGCTGTCAACTCGGCTTCCGGTTTACCATCTTTACTTCCCGCCGTTTCCACTTGTACTTGTACAAGCTTGAATATCCGGTGGAAAATACCCTCTTTATAATTCAGATTTTGAACTCGATCAAATGGAATATAGCGCTTTTTCTTTATAAACAGTCCATATTCCACACGCAGTTCACTATCTTCAAACCAATATACAAATGTCCACCACTTAATCAAACCGCTCACTACCGTAATCGCTAAGACGAGTACTAATATAAAGAGTGGAATCATTTCACTGAAAAATGTTTCGCTTCGATAGTCTAAATTAAAATTAAAGCCGTTCGCCGCAATAATGATAATGATCGGAATGAGGAGGTCTTTCAATGCTTTCATAACATTGATAATAGTCGTTACAGGATGAAGTTTGAATTTCTCTTTAGACATCATCTTCCGCCACCCTTGCAAGTTCAGAGATTTTTGTCCTCAATTCATCGGCATCCTCAACTTTCAGCATAGGAATCGTATGTACAGTTGCTGCCGAAGAAATCGATATATTCGCTAACATGTATTTTTTTAAGATCGGTCCCTGCTCGGTGTCAACATGCTGAACACGTACCATCGGAATTAGCGTCCGTTTTACGACAAACAGACCGCTTTGAATTTCAATTTCCTGTTCCCGAACTTCATAACGCCAAATTCTCCAACGAATGTTCGGAAATACAATAACCGAAAACGCAAT
This genomic window contains:
- the acpS gene encoding holo-ACP synthase is translated as MIKGIGLDLVELDRIKKMTDRSAKFAQRILTERELAIYDTLSDMRKVEFLAGRFAAKEAYSKANGTGIGKDCELHQIEILKTEQGKPLLYFDGEQVNGFISITHTRTTAAAQVILMQ
- a CDS encoding PP2C family protein-serine/threonine phosphatase, whose protein sequence is MKELQTQYQKILSDFLANQTERNLYIGQNFIRQLIQKKVAPEEVINIHKYAIEQIYPDIPEDISHSYDFLIEIMVHFGLTLKEHQSLLEQQEELRMEMNVATKIQNMILRTTVPMLDQIDIGMLSVPIRKMNGDYVHFLNNNDSVVSVAVTDVVGKGVPAALCMSMVKYGLDTLEYATKDPSYILEVLNRIIEKSVDDSMFVSMFYGTYNIKESKFTYGSAGHEPAIYYNARKKTFFDLESKGLLLGVMPEVTYPQYDIHLEENDFIVMITDGVTDFRKQGGLDPRDVIKKLVLSCNHLSAQEMCEELYTYLKNLPDFELEDDFTVVIFKK
- a CDS encoding anti-sigma regulatory factor, with the protein product MNTKSTVEIVTEWDIVAARQLGRNEAKAIGFGAVDQARITTAISELARNIYLYARTGEITIERISNEEKVGLRIIAADKGPGISDLKKVMEDGYSTSGGLGAGLPGVKRLMDTMDIQSNVGVGTTIVIEKWVR
- a CDS encoding LolA family protein, whose translation is MKLRLLVVVVCCLFLAACGKATKDEVIEDVNKKWNDAKGYELSASMEVRTGAEPRIYDVKVWHTKPDFYRVAVNPKGESEQQLIVRNEEGVFVVTPSLRKTHKFQSEWPKQNSQAYIIGALADDLVSDSKAVMTEDDASYTFEVATRNVDQTALPVQQIVVDKKTMLPTKVSVMDESLQEQVVITFGDIKLGVQHTAEEYAVEKFSEKEEKKAASAEVVDTEFSVYYPTIDWAHTKLTDEYEVQEEGNTRVILTFEGEKPFTLMQQPIQPDDSVLPVFSPGDPADLGYTIGAITDHSIQWDKDGMTFFIASTKLTKDELLEVAASVQESSMK
- a CDS encoding rhomboid family intramembrane serine protease, with the translated sequence MFIRRENFKQYIALYPVVSSIIAINLIVFVLTLIPGFGQELLYAGMSVNGLIAAGDWWRIITSMFLHAGFMHVLFNMFSLFLFGPELEKIAGKIRFLTIYFLAGIFGVAATYATQDAYYASVGASGALYGIFGAFGALVYYTRHLFPQLRQIILPLIVISIIMTFLTPNINIAAHLGGLVTGFILGVVYFNPKNMGRWRKQSIKRVK
- a CDS encoding PH domain-containing protein, producing the protein MREQPKFQLPKKAQTVWRLYGIIQTSIIALLTGGIVFLTVRFDWPQWIMWVAIALVILSIAFSVIVFPNIRWRIWRYEVREQEIEIQSGLFVVKRTLIPMVRVQHVDTEQGPILKKYMLANISISSAATVHTIPMLKVEDADELRTKISELARVAEDDV
- a CDS encoding type II toxin-antitoxin system PemK/MazF family toxin, with product MIVKRGDVFFADLSPVVGSEQGGTRPVLIIQNDIGNRFSPTVIIAAITAQIQKAKLPTHVEIDAKKYGFERDSVILLEQLRTIDKSRLTDRITQLDAKLMQEVDIALNISLGLVKF
- a CDS encoding PH domain-containing protein, with translation MSKEKFKLHPVTTIINVMKALKDLLIPIIIIIAANGFNFNLDYRSETFFSEMIPLFILVLVLAITVVSGLIKWWTFVYWFEDSELRVEYGLFIKKKRYIPFDRVQNLNYKEGIFHRIFKLVQVQVETAGSKDGKPEAELTAVTKAAADEVEIQMKKAKQKLPNEGALIQRVEDEEPESESVVLHKMKVPELLLLATTSSGVGVVLAGVFAVLSQFAEFIPFDMIYDELAFLVEYGYIVVMILIALALMLAWGISVGLTFLNYYNFTVSKQHDRLIITRGLIEKKRVTIPLNRVQAIKLAENPFQQILGLASVAVESAGGGFSGENDKKIILFPLIAKKEVFSPLAELFPEYDFQVNQLVQPPIKAQPFFYRIDFLWLVPLIGAISYFFYPYGLLSLLLIVPIILLGRWQFKTTGFIVKDQQITIVSRLVSRVTFYALKKRVQIMQGSQTYFQKRRDIGSVKIVVMSGMHGASATARHMEQQEVEKVLSWYEH
- the alr gene encoding alanine racemase, which gives rise to MDTPIYYRPTKAVIDLQAITHNLSSLRNYIGPEIQIIAVVKANAYGHGDVEIAKTAIDAGATMLAVATPDEAVHIRENFKDIDILVLGASPHAFIPYASSENITLTVFSTEWLQGAQQYTPLLNPLKLHIKVDSGMGRIGVSTKEELLELYTMIHSSEDFLVDGIFTHFATADEEDTMYFDNQATLFKDFLGALPQKPRLVHVANTATALVKDPSLHYDAVRFGISMYGLLPSGYVGTKLPFPIKPALSLQTELVHIKKMQAGQSVGYGATYTAEEECYIGTIPIGYADGMIRKLSGQEVLVGGKRAKIVGRICMDQSMILLPEAYTVGEEVVLIGCQQQEEITIDDWAHKLQTINYEVPCVITARVPRVYK